The segment GGATATTTGAATACCGACCATTTGCTCCGCATGCTCTACGGCACTCCTGATCGATTGCACAGTCTGATCGATGTCTACAATCGCACCCTTGCGTATCCCTTCCGAATCAGCAGATCCAACGCCAATAATATTGAAGGTTCCACTAGTAACTTCCCCGATTATTGCCCGAACTTTGGATGTACCGATGTCCAAACTAACAATGATGTCATTGTTGCTCAAGCCCTATGGCACCTCCTGTTATAATCATAATAAACATGTCTTTGATCCCGGTCGCGGGAAACATCTCTGTACATATTCAACATCCCTAATCCTTTCCCTCTTTTTTCAACAAATTTTTTGAGAGGAATAATATGACAAGGTATTCACGTGCAGGCAGGCGCCCTCCGCTTAGCGGGATCAGCACCTGACATTCAAACAAGGAAAACAAGAGAACAACGGCTATATATCTCAAAAAATCCGCAGAAAAAAGAGGGATATTGCTTATTGCCCGTAAAACAGATTGTAGCATTTATTCCGCTCTATTAGTAGGGACTATTTACTCTTGTGTCTCTGCGTCTTCCCCGTTGTCCCCGGCTTCGGTATGGAACGGAACATAGGAATCCGCCTCCAGCATTTTGATCAGTCCCGGCTCCTCCGTCTGAATCACCTGATTCAAATAGCCTACTTTATTCTTCAGCAGGGAAATGGCCGTAATGACCTCAAAACGTGAACGTGTATAGAGCTTGATCCGGTCAGGAAAAGATAACGTCGGGGAAGGCACGATCTCCGATATATCACTGGTCAGCTCATTTGGAATTTCGGCCAGCGCCTGGCACAGCTTGGTCTTATAAGGATCGTCAGCCTTCCAGTTGGTCAGTATCGGCTTCTCCACGGCAATTCCGGTATCCGTCACAGAGACGGCGGCCCCGCTCGACAGAATAGCCTCCAGCACGCCTGCCTGGTCCAGCTCATAGGCAACCGCCGGGTACTCCTTCACAGTGATCGTAACCACACCGGGGAACCTCTTGCTTACTTGCGCCTCCTGAACCGTCTTCAGCTCCTCCAGCGCCTTCCCCACAGTATCTCCGGAGACTGCGAAGAACTGTCCTCCGATCTTCAGACCGCTTGCAGCCAGCAGCTGCTCGCGGGACGTATATTTATCCCCCTGCATTTCAATGGCTGTAATCTTGCTGATCGACGAACGGAAGAAGATTACAGCAAGCAGCGCAGTGAACAGCAGTGCCAGGATAATGATGATTTTACGGTTTTTTCTCTTGCTAGGCTTGTCCTCTTTCAAAAGAGGTATTCGCGTTTTTGGCATTCTCATATCTCCGTAATAAGGCCCTGTCTCCTTCCTCACGGCTACGCCGAAGGAGACAGGGAGCTTTAATTGGCCAAATCCAGCGGGTCAGGCACAGGCACCTTGCGGCTAATGCGTGCTCCCAGCTTCTGAAACAGTAACTCAATGCCGTCGTATCCCCGGTCAATATGATGCGCCTGCTCAACAATAGTCGTTCCCTGAGCAGCCAGCCCGGCGATTACAAGGGCTGCTCCTGCCCGCAGGTCAGTAGCCTCAACCGTTGCCCCGTACAACCTCTGAACGCCGCGTATGAAGGCCCTGTTCAGATCAATGGAGATATCGGCTCCCATCCGGGCCATCTCCTCCACATGCTTGAAGCGCCCTTCGAAGACCGTTTCCTTAATCACACTGAATCCTTCCGCCAGGGACAATAGAACCATAACCTGAGACTGCAGGTCCGTAGGAAAGGACGGATACGGAGAGGTAACAATTCGCTCAACCGCACGGGGACGTCCCATACAGCTGATATTAATTATATCATTGCACACTGTAATTTGAACACCGGCGCGCCTCAGGATGTGGATCAGGGAGGTCAAATGTCCTGCATTGGTGTGTGTCAGCGTCACATTGCCCCGCGTGGCGGCGGCGGCAATCATCACGGTTCCGGCAACAATCCGGTCGGGGATCACCTCATAGCTGCAGGCATGGAGCTTGCGGACACCCTGAATGGTGATCGTATCCGTCCCTGCGCCGATAATCTGTGCCCCCATCGCATTGAGGAAGTTCTGCAGGTCCTGGATTTCCGGCTCTCTCGCTGCCCCGGAGACGGTGGTTGTGCCCTCGGCCATGGCGGCGGCCATCATGATATTCTCCGTGGCGCCCACGCTGGGATAATCCAGATGGATATCACAGCCTCTCAAGCTGGCAGCCCGGCAGCAGATCCGGCCGCCGGACTCCTCAATCTCTGCCCCGAGCAGCTTCAGGCCCTGCAGGTGGAGGTCAATCTTGCGCTCCCCGATGGCACAGCCCCCCGGCTGATAGATCGTCACTTCCCCGAACTTGGCCAAAAGCGGGCCCATCAGGAATATGGAGGATCTCATCTGCCGCATCAGGTCCTCCGGAACATGAGAGGTCAGGAGAAAGGATGTATCGACGGTGACCGTCTCCTCTTCATGTACTGTCCTGCAGCCCAGCCGCTGCAGAATATGCAGCATCGTTTCGATGTCCAGCAGCTTCGGCACATTATGCAGTGAGTGAACTCCTTCGGCCAGCAGGCTGGCTGCCAGAATGGGCAGTGCCGCATTTTTTGCTCCATGGATACGTATGGTGCCTGACAGGGGGTTTCCACCCTCAATCACCAATTTGTCCAATGTATCACCTCCGAGATTACCGCTCACCCACCGTAAGCACTTCCTGCACCACGGTCCTGCAGAATCGGCCGGAACGAACTCCGTTTCCGAATCTCAGACATTAAGAAGCGCTCTGGGTGATTGTCACGATTATAGGATCATCCTATGTTCGGAGCTCCGTGTGTGTGACAATGTCAGCCCGGATTCTAGCGTTCCCGTCCTGCAGCCAGTCTGCGGAGCTCGCTGACAACCAGGGAGGCGGAATCTCTTTTGCCTAGGCGTCTAGAGGCCTCCGACATGCTGTGACGCAGCGTATCCGCTCCAATGATCTTCTGAACCGCTGTGAACAGCGCCTCGCCACTTAAGTCCTTCTCCAGCAGTACCACTGCCGCACCTTCACCTTCCAGCGCTCTGGCGTTGGCTTCCTGATGATTGTTCGTTACATTGGGAGACGGAATGAGGACAGAGGGTATGCCAAGCGCGGTAATCTCTGCGAGAAAAGAGGCGCCTGCCCGGTTCACGATCAGGGAAGTGCAGGCCAGCACCTCAGGCATATTGTGAACGTAAGGGAGGACATGCAGCCAGTTCGGA is part of the Paenibacillus sp. FSL M7-0420 genome and harbors:
- the murA gene encoding UDP-N-acetylglucosamine 1-carboxyvinyltransferase — protein: MDKLVIEGGNPLSGTIRIHGAKNAALPILAASLLAEGVHSLHNVPKLLDIETMLHILQRLGCRTVHEEETVTVDTSFLLTSHVPEDLMRQMRSSIFLMGPLLAKFGEVTIYQPGGCAIGERKIDLHLQGLKLLGAEIEESGGRICCRAASLRGCDIHLDYPSVGATENIMMAAAMAEGTTTVSGAAREPEIQDLQNFLNAMGAQIIGAGTDTITIQGVRKLHACSYEVIPDRIVAGTVMIAAAATRGNVTLTHTNAGHLTSLIHILRRAGVQITVCNDIINISCMGRPRAVERIVTSPYPSFPTDLQSQVMVLLSLAEGFSVIKETVFEGRFKHVEEMARMGADISIDLNRAFIRGVQRLYGATVEATDLRAGAALVIAGLAAQGTTIVEQAHHIDRGYDGIELLFQKLGARISRKVPVPDPLDLAN
- a CDS encoding cell division protein FtsQ/DivIB, which gives rise to MPKTRIPLLKEDKPSKRKNRKIIIILALLFTALLAVIFFRSSISKITAIEMQGDKYTSREQLLAASGLKIGGQFFAVSGDTVGKALEELKTVQEAQVSKRFPGVVTITVKEYPAVAYELDQAGVLEAILSSGAAVSVTDTGIAVEKPILTNWKADDPYKTKLCQALAEIPNELTSDISEIVPSPTLSFPDRIKLYTRSRFEVITAISLLKNKVGYLNQVIQTEEPGLIKMLEADSYVPFHTEAGDNGEDAETQE